The following are encoded in a window of Kitasatospora fiedleri genomic DNA:
- a CDS encoding bifunctional 3'-5' exonuclease/DNA polymerase, translated as MRYALVPDPHGPGGRLRPLGEDGAPLGPPERAPRLAEAVAAVEAAHAPRWVWPTADTGYGPLLAALPERLARCHDLRLTEALLLGREGRFGAPRSLGAAWARLRGLPVPADLPEGALPDEDGLFAPDRLQLPPGTDQLEATVAVHAEQLRRLAAIADPAARARFRLLVAAESAGALLACEMAHDGLPWRSDVHDGLLTELLGPRPAIPGALPPKLAELALEVQRALGARPFNLDSHTQVIKAFADRGVQLSSTRSWELKAVDHPAAALMVRYKELSRLHAAHGWAWQAAWARGGRFRPEYVVGGVVTGRWASRGGGALQIPRTLRGAVVADPGWLLVVADAAQLEPRVLAALSGDAGLARTAADGDLYAALAASAFQGDRDKAKLGLLGAMYGQTGGGIGPLLNTLRRRYPAAMGYVEAAARTGEDGGVVSSRLGRACPPPSADWLDLTEAPESGEAGGRSARARGRFTRNFVIQGSGADWALALLAALRRRLAALRSGDDRPHLVFFQHDEVMVHTPADLADAVAAAVTEAAEEATALVFGDTPVRFPLSTAVVDCYGDAK; from the coding sequence GTGCGCTACGCCCTGGTGCCCGACCCGCACGGCCCGGGCGGCCGACTGCGGCCGCTCGGCGAGGACGGCGCGCCGCTGGGCCCGCCCGAGCGCGCGCCGCGGCTCGCCGAGGCGGTGGCCGCGGTGGAGGCCGCGCACGCCCCGCGCTGGGTGTGGCCGACGGCGGACACCGGGTACGGCCCGCTGCTGGCCGCCCTGCCGGAGCGGCTGGCGCGCTGCCACGACCTGCGGCTGACCGAGGCGCTGCTGCTGGGCCGGGAGGGCCGGTTCGGGGCGCCGCGTTCGCTGGGCGCGGCCTGGGCCCGGCTGCGCGGCCTGCCGGTGCCGGCCGACCTGCCGGAGGGCGCGCTGCCCGACGAGGACGGCCTGTTCGCCCCGGACCGGCTGCAACTGCCGCCGGGCACGGACCAGTTGGAGGCCACCGTGGCGGTCCACGCGGAGCAGCTGCGGCGGCTCGCGGCGATCGCCGACCCGGCGGCCCGCGCCCGGTTCCGGCTGCTGGTGGCGGCCGAGTCGGCGGGGGCGCTGCTGGCCTGCGAGATGGCGCACGACGGGCTGCCCTGGCGCTCCGACGTGCACGACGGGCTGCTGACCGAGCTGCTCGGGCCGCGCCCGGCGATCCCGGGCGCGCTGCCGCCGAAGCTCGCCGAGCTGGCCCTGGAGGTGCAGCGCGCGCTGGGCGCCCGCCCGTTCAACCTGGACTCGCACACCCAGGTGATCAAGGCGTTCGCCGACCGGGGCGTCCAGCTGTCCTCGACCCGCTCCTGGGAGCTGAAGGCGGTGGACCACCCGGCGGCCGCCCTGATGGTGCGCTACAAGGAGCTGTCCCGGCTGCACGCCGCACACGGCTGGGCCTGGCAGGCGGCCTGGGCGCGCGGCGGCCGGTTCCGCCCGGAGTACGTGGTGGGCGGCGTGGTGACGGGCCGCTGGGCCTCGCGCGGCGGCGGGGCGCTGCAGATCCCGCGCACCCTGCGCGGCGCGGTGGTGGCCGATCCGGGCTGGCTGCTGGTGGTCGCGGACGCGGCGCAGCTGGAGCCCCGGGTGCTGGCCGCCCTGTCGGGGGACGCCGGGCTGGCCCGGACGGCCGCCGACGGCGACCTGTACGCGGCGCTGGCCGCGAGCGCGTTCCAGGGCGACCGGGACAAGGCGAAGCTGGGCCTGCTGGGCGCGATGTACGGCCAGACCGGCGGCGGCATCGGCCCGCTGCTGAACACGCTGCGCCGCCGCTACCCGGCGGCGATGGGGTACGTGGAGGCGGCGGCCCGCACCGGGGAGGACGGCGGGGTGGTGTCCTCCCGGCTGGGCCGGGCCTGCCCGCCGCCCTCGGCGGACTGGCTGGACCTGACGGAGGCCCCGGAGTCCGGCGAGGCGGGCGGCCGCTCGGCCCGCGCCCGCGGCCGGTTCACCCGCAACTTCGTGATCCAGGGCAGCGGCGCGGACTGGGCGCTGGCCCTGCTGGCGGCGCTGCGCCGCCGGCTGGCCGCGCTGCGCTCCGGCGACGACCGCCCGCACCTGGTGTTCTTCCAGCACGACGAGGTGATGGTGCACACCCCCGCCGACCTGGCCGACGCCGTCGCCGCCGCCGTCACCGAGGCCGCCGAGGAGGCCACCGCCCTGGTCTTCGGCGACACC